GCCCCCTCATCCCATTCTGTAATTATAGTACCTGATAGCCAATGAAGAAGGtaatcataaataaataaagggaaagaaaaaaaaaataataaaagaacctAAAATAGGCACTCCATGAACATGTGCTCCATGTATCCAGCAAGGTGGTGGAATCGTAATGAAGTGGTGGctaaaatagacaaaaatgtcaataatACTCCATTGGATGAAGTTATATGCTTCCTGGTTTGAACATCCGTCAATCAGACTAGAAGCGAAATAAGTATATGTGAAATAAGGTACCGTAAGTTATAATAAAATTGTAGTGATTGCACAGACCTGTCATCAAGATAACCCCcttattttcaacaacaatttcaaagtaAATATGAAATTACATGAAGTAGGAAAActtgacaagtttttttttcatattaccTTTCATATCATGACAGACGAGAGTTTTTGGAACATTTTTAACAAGACAGTCCTGAAAAATTCCACCTGATTCACAAGctgcaaaacatttttcacgaAACTCGAGTTTCGCATGAGAAGTTGGGATCTTCCAAGATTTTAACTCTTCTAACGAATGAATCGGAACTGACATGGACATAGTTCTAATATTCTAATTCTtcttatgtaaaaaaaaaacacctgtTGTtgtggggttgttgttgttgttgctagtacCTAACCTAAAGCCTAAACCTAAACCTACTTCGCTTGCACGTCTGATAGCAGCCGATGTGCTACAGAAACACTAATATGTGGGACGACATTTGTGGAATCTATGAACATAATGGCAACATCGCGGTTTTGTGGCGCGAAAGAACAGCAGAAATCGTCTGCCACTCTGCCAGTACTGgacgtctttttttgtttacttacatttttctcgttttcacCCGTTTAAAACATATCTTAACTTTGTTGGAAAAATCTCTTGTTAAGATTGATAAACTAAAACTGATTTAAAATGAGTCTTTGGGTTGATAAATATCGTCCTAACACACTTGCAAAACTAGACTTTCACCTTGAACAAGGAGAACGCTTGCAAAAAATGGTAACCAAAGGTAATTTCCCTCATTTGCTTATCTATGGCCCACCTGGAGCAGGAAAGAAAACACGAGTATCAGGTAATGAGTATTATTACAtgtttccaaaagaaattatcaCATAACTATTATGTCATAATAAGCACTCCTGAGAGAACTTTATGGACCTGGAGTGGAGAAGCTGCGTATGGAGCATCAGAATTTTACAGTATAAGGATAAAAAATGCTTAATGTTGAACTGTTTTAAtgttgatttaattattttctaacaGACCCCATCCAACAAGAAAATAGAAGTCATGACAGTCGCAAGCAACTATCATATTGAAGTTAATCCAAATGATGCAGGGATCTATGACAGAATTGTTATCCAAGAAATGATCAAGAACATTGCTCAAGCACAACAATTAGATATTGGTGGTCAAAGAGAATTCAAAGGTATTTCCTTCTCTAGATTTAACTAATGTAAATGTTCCTTTAACCTTTAGACTAAATGCTTATTTCTAGTTGTTATACTGACTGAGGTTGACAAATTAACCAAGGATGCCCAACATGCTCTCAGGAGAACCATGGAAAAGTACATGACTACCTGTCGCTTGATCCTGTGTGCAAATTCAActtcaaaaataattgcacCACTTCAAAGCAGATGTCTTGCCATAAGAGTTCCAGCCCCTAGCCAAGATGACATAATTAAAGTTTTGCAGGTTATTACGATTAGATTTTAGATATAAAACTGTGGTTAAACATTCAAAAGCAAACTTGCTTTACATTTTTCATCTGGAAACAGATGGTTAGTAAGAAAGAAGGGATTACCTTGCCCGCCGATTTTGCCATTCGTATTGCAGAGAGATCTGAACGTAATTTAAGGAGAGCTCTGTTAATGTTAGAGGCATGTAAAGTACAGCagtaagtttttcatttatctttGCAATAGCTtgcatattatttttcttaatgatcctatattatatttaaatttcaggtATCCTTTCAGTGTTAAACAAGAGATAGTTGAACCGGATTGGGAAGTTTATCTTCGAGAAACAGGACAAAAGATGGTTTCTGAACAAAGTCCTAAAGCGTTGCTGGAAGTACGAGGAAGAATCTATGAACTTCTATCTCACTGCATTGCCCCGGAAATGATCATTAAGGTGatataaacaaacaaatcattgTTCTCCAAATTATTAacgttgatttttgtttagaaacTGCTCAAAGAAATTCTGAAAAACTGTGATGGTCAATTAAAAGCTGAAGTAACTTCAATGGCAGCTTACTATGAACATCGCCTTTGCCTTGGAAGTAAAGTTATCTTTCATATTGAGGCTTTTGTTGCTAAATTCATGGCAATTTATAAGCGTTTCCTGGAAGATAGCTTTGCTAATATGAtgtaagaattattttttattacatcctttaaactttgttttaaataataatttcgtaACAAAATGTGTATTACACGATTGAGCAACAGTAAaccttaattatttttaatgtatCTCAATAGTTTAACAAGCATTTAAACTACAATATAATTAATATATAAAAtgcattataaaaaaattgttgcctTAACTTCTTAACTCGATTTGATCCTAAAATGCAgtgttattttgatttgttctCTACATTTTGTCGAAGAATTCGTTCATGACTTTGCGGCTAGTCTCATACGCCAAGAATAACGCTCCTGTTCCGGGAAAAGTTCTAATAACTGTTGGACCGAGTCCGTTGTACAAGGCCATTACACCTATAACGAACAATatgttaataaaatgttttcagaATAAAAGCAAACGAAAGGTCACCTTCCGTCCGTGCAATATGGAAGAGCATCTTCATCATGGGCTGTGAAGCTGTATTGCTCACTTGCACTCGGCTTTTGATTACATCGAAAGGAAAAATCGCGACCCACAAAGATATTCCACCTACGCCACCGCAAATAATCGTCCTTATGGCACCTTGCAATTGGAAAATGATAATTACTTCCCTGAGCCACTTTATCATAGAAATCTGCTATAATGTAGTTAGTATAAGAATACCAATTTCATCCTTTGATTTTCCAGGTGGAGTGAGTAAGTGTCGACACAGCTCATACCCGCCaaagaaacagaaatatcCTAAGAAAAGATGATTTTAATCATTCATATAAAGCTGATGCAAGATAGTTGagcttattttattatacCTGGCATTTCTCTGGCAAAAGTTGGGACAAGGCCGCGAAACATTCCCTTAAAACCctcatttttaataatttctcttGTTATCATCCATGGGCCCACAGATTTTACCTGAAATAAAGATGTTTTGATCACTATTAGTAGAAGTAATTTGTAAATAAGCCTTTTGCAAACCTTAGTTTTGCCATTCTTAGCAAGGCTTTGTGACTCCTGCAGTGCTTGCAGTCTGCATTTTACTAATTCAGTAGGACACAAAGTAAGTGAGGAAAAGAATGCTGCAAAGAAACCAGCAGAGGCATTAGCCAAAGGGCTAAGATCTTGTACATTCTGTAATGGAAGAAAACATATAACACCATATTATTAGCAAGATTTGGCAGGTCTGATTTTTATAATGTGTGAATTTTACAGGGGTATCAATAGCCCAAGCCACTGCTTTTTGACAAACTCCATATCCAGCAAAGAGAACAGAATTTTCAGCAATGTTAGCTGCCAAAGCTGGAACAGTTCCAGCGTAGAGTCCCCTTATACCATCATTTGCAAACGTAGTCTTGAAACAACTAAACATATTGTTGTATAAGGctgcaaatgaagaaacatgtAAATACAAAGGATTATAATGTGAAATTAATGTTGATGAAATACTAACCTGGGAATGTTTGCATTTTGACTTTCACAGTGTCCAGTGATTGCCCAACAAAAACATTGGCTGCCCCACCTATTAAAAAAAGTAGTTGAATAACGTAATTACCAATGTAAACacaaattttagttttaccaagtgagccagCAATAAGGTCAACAGTAGCTTCGCGAAATTTTCCAcgttcattattttctttaagttCTGCACTGTAACTAGTTGAAGATTCCATAATGTGTATCTGTATAAAGAATGCTTTATCGCCAAATTTCCTAGCACAGATCTATTTGAGGAGATCAACTCGTTGCACTAGTTCTTTGCATTAGACTTTTAGAGTATTTTAATTCTTGGCAAGCATCCCAAAACAACCGAAAAGGCGAAAAGCAAACTTCGAAACGCTCGTTTTACACACttgcctgtgtgtgtgtagtcttCTTAGTTCTTACTCTTCTAGTCTGTCCTTGAAATTTAACGGCCGCCAGAGGActctgaaatttgaaaattggcgccttatttatttaagtaaaattatttttctcaaaacaCACAGCCCACAGCTTCGTTCTTGTTTCGTACGTGTAAACATACAGTTAGCTTGCATGACGGTGAAAAAACAATGGGAATAAATTTCCCCTTACACACACCACAGTGGAACTTTAGTCCTTTACACGTACAGCTGTTTAATGCCCTGAACGGAACACAGTGAAACAGGATAACTGTTTACGGTTCTCATTAAATGGAGATTACGAAAGGCCTGTGATATCGTTATCCggtatatttcttttaaaacaataaCCACGATAAAAAAATCCCCAATCAGATGGAACACGAAGTGAATCACAGAACCTTACACTGTTCACCTAGTAGCCAAATCTTACTATAAAGGATAAGAAAGAAGGAttgtatatttatttgtttgttgatgtACCGGACAAAAAGTCAAGACTAAAGTGAAAACTTGGCGGACACCGACAAGACTTCCCATCCAAgtaactgaagaagaaaaaaaagcgcagTGTAATTGAAGCGTGAAAAAATTGACTAACACGAAAGAAATCAATGAATAAATGGCGCCGTCACCCTGGACAGACGAagaatggcttttttttatatctttaaTAAGGGTAcgaatgtttttcaaaaacgaaagaaaaaaatctacgTCACGAAAAGGAATAGTGATAATACAAATCACGTTCAAGCCgcgaatattttttcctttttctcgtcGTTGAGAGGAGGAGCCATGTAGTTGTCGGCTTCCACGATGTATCCGCTCTTGATCAATGTTTCATAACTAGGAGGATTTAAACTGGTCAAATCTCCGGTATCATCGGTGGTTTCTTGAATTTCCTTGGACTGCAATATTTAAGAAATGGATCAGAAAACATTCTCAATATGTTCCAGCATGAGACAAAAACATACTTTCTTGTGTTTCATGAAGGCAAGCAAATAGAAAATGCTAATAAATAGCAAGGAAATTGATCCCATCACGATCAGGATAAAGGATAGACGATGTAGCCACAAGCGAGTGGCGCAGAGAGTCATTTCGGCTGGGTCAACAGATGACATATCATCTCCCATCAAGTTAATAATTTCCACATCTCCTGCAGAAAACTTGTCATCCAGTTTATTTCCACGGGTAGGGATGTCACCTAAAAGGTCCAAAAGTTGACCAGAGACGCGCGAATGTTGTTGGAGATCTTTAGGAACATCTACAGAATGCAATTAAACTATACATTATGGACTTTTcctaatttaattaaaattgaattaccaTTTTCATTGTCCTCTGTGGACCAGAATGTGGAGGAAACCATACCAATGATTGAATTTAGGAAATTCATCTGCTTTTCAGCTTCTTCTAGCAGGTGGTGACTCATCTAATGAACCATTTGCATTTGTCAGTTAAAATTTCAGATAATTACTTTTgtacaaaaaacagaaagtcACCTCCATGATATtgtcaacttcttttttggcaaaattaCAACCAGAAACACAGACACCacgatttttttcaacaacataGGCTTCATTGCAATCTGAAACAAAAGTCAATATAGTTACCCAAacacttaaaataaaaatctttataaatctaattaaacaaagaaatgcaCTTACTGCTCACACacagaagatggaatgcagtTTCATTAAAATCCACCAGGTCTGCTGTTTCAgcatattcaaaaaaacgGCAGCCTCTTTCACAATCCTCAACCAATTCTGTTTCCTGCAACATAAAGAAACATAAATTGAGTATTTGCATACTATAGTACAACTATTAATTCTGATCTAAATGTTCAGGCAGTTCTaaaaatagtatatatatatattccacaCACTATTAAAGATGTAATCAGGgcatattttataaaatattcacaacttaaaagaaaattgttactgggtattaaataatttcttttgttgccaGTCAAACATAAACACAATAGGACTTTAATCACATGATAAGTATAAAAATTGCATAGTCAAGAGCCATAAATCCTATGGATATTTCTTATTACAAATATTATTTAAGGAATATAGAGTGTCATTACCGATGATTGGCAGCGATCAATGCAAAGCTTGCTGACGTAACCCTTGGAAATGATAATATTGTTTTCCATACCAGAAACAATAGAACCAAGGGCTAGGACAACAAATCCCGCAAACAAGCAATTTGCTGCACGTTTCATCGTGTCCGATGATGAACTAATGAATTcagcaataaaatttaatgGGAATAAAGGAACTTGACTGTGACGTCCAATCTGGTATTGAAAACAATATTCTAAATTTCTCACTCACGACTCTTGTCAAACGCAGCGCAGTGCGACTGATTCTGATTGTAACAACGTTGCCACTTTCGTTATCAGTCACGTGATCCAAATCGATAACGAACTATCTGAGTCACTCACTGCATAGCGCTGCACACTACAGTTGAACACTAGAACCACTTTATCTGCGGTTGGCGCTTACAATTTTATAATCTGACTTCAGTTTcatatattttaattgtttttaataaacgAATAATAAGGAGGGGTAGTTCTATTTCGAAGTCCGTTATGAATTGTCATGAAATATCgtcaatgatttttaaaattacggCTAAAGTTTTAAACTcgtatcttattttttctgtcCTATTCCCCATCATCCACTGGCACCGgactaaaaaaaatgcatacaGTATTACACTGATCTTTTGATTACACGGGCAAAGCATGGGCGAGGAGCCAATGTCAAGCCGGGAATTGGTTCAAGAGAAGGCAACTCATAGTCCATATCTCTGTGATTGGGAAATTCAAAGTGAAAGTGTTGCATGAAGGAtgtgaagaagagaaaaagagaattccGCGCAAGCGTTTCTCCAATGCAGCTTCGTTTACCTGAAGTGAAACCGGAAATACAGCAAAGAACTATTTAAAATATGTTAGGTAATAGTTACCGAGACTGAAGTTTAACATCTTTTCCGACTTGACAAATTCCCCAGCATCATTCAAATGTCTTTCCGGGAGAAATTTAGTTGGTTCTGGCCAAATTTCAGGATCGTTGTTAATGGCCCAGAGATTGATAAATACCACTGCTTTctggataaaaataatcaacggataataattaaagaaaaagaaaagaaaaaaatatgaagggTTAACAAACCTTTGGTATGACATATCCTTGACATTTCGTGTCCTTTTCCGCTACGTGGGGTATCGTAACTGGAGCTACTACCCCAAGTCTTTGGATTTCCTGGAGCGTAGCTTCCGTATACGGTAATCTATATTATGTAGAATTCAAGGATCAATTGctcaataaaaaccaaaaaaacaaggaccaatattaaagaaatgcaaaaatgGGTGTGATAATGATATTGATATAATTTGTTAAAGGATGAAGGCGGTTTTGACTCTTTTATTTGATGGAATTACCTTCCTCTATCTGCAAGAGATGGTGCTCTTCCTTGTAGGATTTCATCAATCTCGTCTTGaacttttttctgaattttcgGGTGAAATATCATAAAGAGCAGGGAGAATCCGAGTGTGTGGCTCGTCGTCTCCGATCCGgcaacaaaaatgtcaaaaatagTGGCCAACAACTGCTCCTCTGCATGACATTAATACTGTTAATGAATCATTTTCGTCTACATGGTTTTGTGGCCACCAATAACCATGCTCCTATCTAATCGGATACCATCAAAGGTTGAATTATTTCTAGACTTTTCTTCATCaagtttttccaaataaagGTCAATAAAGTCGCGAGGCGAATCCGCTTGACGGGTTCTCTGGTGCTCCGCAACCTCTTCCTGAATGCGCACACAATAAAATCCAatcccaatttaaaaaaacacaatttagtTATTGTAGGTGTTCTCACCTCGACGTAGGAACGTATGGGTCTAATGTACCCCATTAGCTTGTTGTAACCGCTGAGTTCCGGTATGATGAAGCGTAAAATCGGAATTAAGCTCAACCAAGTAGGTCCACCATTGCTGAAACGCATGAAACCGTGCATGCAAGACGCTAGTTCGTCCATCTTCGGATCTCCTCGCTCGAATCGCCTACTGGAAACCATAACCCACAATATGTTGAGCACGGCAGTGGTGAATACATTGTCCAATTTGATTACTCCGTCATTAGAGGAATCTACAACATTCTGGCACGACGCAGAAACATTGAATAACAAGGTAAACTTCATTTCGTCTCAATTGGTAGTACTTTCAAGTCGGATATCATTTCACGAATTTCATCTAAAATCATTCCTTCAA
The window above is part of the Daphnia pulex isolate KAP4 chromosome 3, ASM2113471v1 genome. Proteins encoded here:
- the LOC124190262 gene encoding replication factor C subunit 3-like; its protein translation is MSLWVDKYRPNTLAKLDFHLEQGERLQKMVTKGNFPHLLIYGPPGAGKKTRVSALLRELYGPGVEKLRMEHQNFTTPSNKKIEVMTVASNYHIEVNPNDAGIYDRIVIQEMIKNIAQAQQLDIGGQREFKVVILTEVDKLTKDAQHALRRTMEKYMTTCRLILCANSTSKIIAPLQSRCLAIRVPAPSQDDIIKVLQMVSKKEGITLPADFAIRIAERSERNLRRALLMLEACKVQQYPFSVKQEIVEPDWEVYLRETGQKMVSEQSPKALLEVRGRIYELLSHCIAPEMIIKKLLKEILKNCDGQLKAEVTSMAAYYEHRLCLGSKVIFHIEAFVAKFMAIYKRFLEDSFANMM
- the LOC124190261 gene encoding methyl farnesoate epoxidase-like isoform X2, which translates into the protein MQKLSAEYGPVIGLILLHRKFICVSSRQAAVDALSNTELLGRPKSFDFNLRTKGLIRGVLMTDGDLWKEQRRFTIKHLKDVGVGKSSLEGMILDEIREMISDLKNVVDSSNDGVIKLDNVFTTAVLNILWVMVSSRRFERGDPKMDELASCMHGFMRFSNGGPTWLSLIPILRFIIPELSGYNKLMGYIRPIRSYVEEEVAEHQRTRQADSPRDFIDLYLEKLDEEKSRNNSTFDEEQLLATIFDIFVAGSETTSHTLGFSLLFMIFHPKIQKKVQDEIDEILQGRAPSLADRGRLPYTEATLQEIQRLGVVAPVTIPHVAEKDTKCQGYVIPKKAVVFINLWAINNDPEIWPEPTKFLPERHLNDAGEFVKSEKMLNFSLGKRSCIGETLARNSLFLFFTSFMQHFHFEFPNHRDMDYELPSLEPIPGLTLAPRPCFARVIKRSV
- the LOC124190264 gene encoding uncharacterized protein LOC124190264; the encoded protein is MKRAANCLFAGFVVLALGSIVSGMENNIIISKGYVSKLCIDRCQSSETELVEDCERGCRFFEYAETADLVDFNETAFHLLCVSNCNEAYVVEKNRGVCVSGCNFAKKEVDNIMEMSHHLLEEAEKQMNFLNSIIGMVSSTFWSTEDNENDVPKDLQQHSRVSGQLLDLLGDIPTRGNKLDDKFSAGDVEIINLMGDDMSSVDPAEMTLCATRLWLHRLSFILIVMGSISLLFISIFYLLAFMKHKKSKEIQETTDDTGDLTSLNPPSYETLIKSGYIVEADNYMAPPLNDEKKEKIFAA
- the LOC124190261 gene encoding methyl farnesoate epoxidase-like isoform X1: MLPLIVYYFILFLVCWMVLWYIKLLWKPAGFPPGPSGVLSFLALNKQNEPFLSKAMQKLSAEYGPVIGLILLHRKFICVSSRQAAVDALSNTELLGRPKSFDFNLRTKGLIRGVLMTDGDLWKEQRRFTIKHLKDVGVGKSSLEGMILDEIREMISDLKNVVDSSNDGVIKLDNVFTTAVLNILWVMVSSRRFERGDPKMDELASCMHGFMRFSNGGPTWLSLIPILRFIIPELSGYNKLMGYIRPIRSYVEEEVAEHQRTRQADSPRDFIDLYLEKLDEEKSRNNSTFDEEQLLATIFDIFVAGSETTSHTLGFSLLFMIFHPKIQKKVQDEIDEILQGRAPSLADRGRLPYTEATLQEIQRLGVVAPVTIPHVAEKDTKCQGYVIPKKAVVFINLWAINNDPEIWPEPTKFLPERHLNDAGEFVKSEKMLNFSLGKRSCIGETLARNSLFLFFTSFMQHFHFEFPNHRDMDYELPSLEPIPGLTLAPRPCFARVIKRSV
- the LOC124190263 gene encoding mitochondrial ornithine transporter 1-like; translated protein: MESSTSYSAELKENNERGKFREATVDLIAGSLGGAANVFVGQSLDTVKVKMQTFPALYNNMFSCFKTTFANDGIRGLYAGTVPALAANIAENSVLFAGYGVCQKAVAWAIDTPNVQDLSPLANASAGFFAAFFSSLTLCPTELVKCRLQALQESQSLAKNGKTKVKSVGPWMITREIIKNEGFKGMFRGLVPTFAREMPGYFCFFGGYELCRHLLTPPGKSKDEIGAIRTIICGGVGGISLWVAIFPFDVIKSRVQVSNTASQPMMKMLFHIARTEGVMALYNGLGPTVIRTFPGTGALFLAYETSRKVMNEFFDKM